In a single window of the Nicotiana tomentosiformis chromosome 8, ASM39032v3, whole genome shotgun sequence genome:
- the LOC104109055 gene encoding transcription factor ABORTED MICROSPORES, with the protein MELMHLMERLRPIMGLKNWDYCVLWKLSEDQRFLEWICCCCGGAEQNMHSCEQEILFPDSSTSPCRDVMFQHPRTTACDLLAQLPSSLALDSGIYAQALLSNQAKWLNFVPFSESNMSNETIGTRVLIPSPLGLLELFSAKQLPEDEKVIEFISAQCNIHLEQHKFPSNGDDNTNSQNIYQQIVSPVTSRDHSDHLSYDFPLKRKNLDTSSVNFLPHFNTYNTSEIENNTTTMLFDQSTSDVTHFSNSMENKYMSEMDAYLQKQMMRNSSNQAGLIDDESVKQHDNGRSNSGSDSDQNEDEDDPKFRRRNGKGQSKNLVAERKRRKKLNERLYALRALVPKISKLDRASILGDAIEYVMELEKQVKDLQLELEEHSDDDQSRRNQNQVQPEVLGQNGSDQNNRPKSENVKLSNGSHRGLSSNSNGSIDPSGQNQVVDENDKLQQMEPQVEVAQLDGNEFFVKVFREHKAGGFVRILEALNSLGLEVTNVNATRHTCLVSSIFKVEKRDNEMVQADHVRDSLLELTRNPSRGWSEMGRPLSENNANGSTDYLHNHQNQHHLENNHQKQANSHHFHRHHHM; encoded by the exons ATGGAACTCATGCATCTAATGGAGAGGCTTAGGCCTATTATGGGCTTAAAAAATTGGGATTACTGTGTTTTATGGAAGTTGAGTGAAGATCAAAG GTTTCTTGAATGGATTTGCTGCTGCTGTGGTGGAGCTGAGCAAAATATGCATAGCTGTGAACAAGAGATACTTTTCCCTGATTCTTCTACTTCACCTTGTAGAGATGTTATGTTTCAGCATCCAAGAACAACTGCTTGTGATTTACTGGCTCAACTGCCTTCTTCTCTTGCACTGGACTCCGG AATATATGCACAGGCCTTATTATCTAATCAAGCAAAATGGCTGAACTTTGTACCTTTCTCAGAATCAAATATGTCTAAT GAAACAATTGGAACCAGAGTTTTGATTCCATCTCCTCTTGGATTGCTTGAGTTATTCAGTGCCAAGCAG CTACCAGAAGATGAGAAAGTCATAGAATTCATCTCAGCTCAGTGCAATATCCACTTGGAGCAGCATAAATTCCCATCAAATGGAGATGACAATACAAATTCCCAAAATATTTATCAGCAAATAGTCTCCCCTGTTACATCAAGAGACCATTCAGATCACTTATCTTATGATTTTCCTCTTAAAAGAAAAAATTTGGATACTTCTTCAGTGAACTTCCTTCCACATTTCAATACTTACAACACCTCAGAAATCGAAAACAACACAACGACTATGTTATTCGATCAAAGCACAAGTGATGTGACACATTTTTCAAATTCAATGGAGAATAAGTACATGAGTGAAATGGATGCTTATTTACAGAAGCAAATGATGAGAAATAGTAGTAATCAAGCTGGATTAATTGATGATGAATCTGTTAAACAACATGATAATGGAAGATCTAATTCGGGATCGGATAGTGATCAAAATGAGGATGAAGATGATCCTAAGTTTAGAAGGAGAAATGGAAAAGGTCAATCCAAGAATCTTGTGGCTGAAAGGAAAAGAAGGAAGAAACTTAATGAAAGGCTCTACGCTCTTAGAGCTTTGGTTCCCAAAATTTCTAAG TTGGATAGAGCTTCAATACTTGGAGATGCTATTGAATATGTGATGGAATTGGAAAAGCAAGTGAAAGATCTGCAGCTTGAGCTTGAAGAACATTCAGATGATGATCAGAGTAGGAGGAATCAGAACCAGGTTCAACCTGAGGTTTTAGGCCAAAATGGAAGTGATCAAAATAACAGGCCTAAATCTGAAAATGTGAAACTTTCAAATGGAAGCCATAGAGGACTATCATCTAATTCCAATGGCAGCATTGATCCTTCTGGACAAAATCAAGTAGTAGACGAGAATGACAAATTGCAGCAAATGGAG CCACAAGTGGAAGTAGCACAATTAGATGGGAATGAGTTCTTTGTGAAGGTGTTTCGTGAGCACAAGGCAGGtggatttgtgaggatattggaGGCTTTGAACTCATTGGGTTTGGAGGTTACAAATGTCAATGCAACTAGGCATACTTGTTTGGTATCAAGTATCTTCAAAGTAGAA aaaagggataatgaaatggtTCAAGCTGATCATGTAAGGGACTCGTTGCTAGAGCTGACAAGAAACCCTAGTAGAGGATGGTCTGAAATGGGTAGACCATTATCAGAAAATAATGCAAATGGAAGTACAGATTATCTCCATAATCATCAAAATCAACACCACCTTGAGAATAATCACCAGAAGCAAGCCAATTCTCATCATTTTCATCGACACCATCACATGTAA